The following proteins come from a genomic window of Nitrospirota bacterium:
- a CDS encoding IS3 family transposase: MRDWVHWYNHGRPHQALGYRSPVQYRAQQSPQVA, encoded by the coding sequence ATTCGGGACTGGGTCCACTGGTACAACCACGGGCGGCCGCATCAGGCCCTCGGGTACCGGAGTCCCGTCCAATATCGCGCCCAACAATCACCCCAGGTGGCTTGA